A stretch of Paenibacillus mucilaginosus 3016 DNA encodes these proteins:
- a CDS encoding ABC transporter ATP-binding protein yields MKQGLALSSLMKQHGETGRILFSGISAEAAAGESVALLGGSGQGKSTLLRILAWLESADGGFVAYEGRARSEWKPSDWRRRICYVAQQPVMLPGTVEDNLRTASRLHRTAFDEPLARRCMEALGLGGLAWSKKAGDLSGGEKQRTALVRSLLLRPEVLLLDEVTASLDPGSKSAAEELLAAWRREHGTCQIWVTHDLRQAREACSRVWLLADGALQEDRPSRAFFEEPATEAGRSFLGAAAEGEGEA; encoded by the coding sequence ATGAAGCAAGGACTGGCATTATCATCATTAATGAAGCAGCACGGGGAGACGGGCAGAATCCTGTTCTCCGGCATTTCGGCCGAAGCCGCCGCCGGGGAATCCGTCGCGCTGCTCGGCGGCTCCGGACAGGGCAAGAGCACGCTGCTGCGCATCCTGGCCTGGCTGGAATCGGCCGACGGGGGCTTCGTGGCCTATGAGGGCCGCGCCCGCAGCGAGTGGAAGCCCTCCGATTGGCGCCGGCGGATCTGCTATGTGGCGCAGCAGCCCGTCATGCTCCCCGGCACGGTGGAGGACAACCTGCGGACGGCCAGCCGGCTGCACCGCACCGCCTTCGACGAGCCACTGGCCCGGCGCTGTATGGAAGCGCTCGGGCTCGGCGGCCTGGCCTGGAGCAAGAAGGCCGGCGACCTGTCCGGCGGCGAGAAGCAGCGCACCGCTCTGGTGCGTTCCCTGCTCCTGCGGCCGGAGGTGCTGCTGCTCGACGAAGTGACGGCTTCGCTCGATCCGGGGAGCAAATCCGCAGCCGAGGAGCTGCTCGCCGCCTGGCGGCGGGAGCACGGCACCTGCCAGATCTGGGTGACGCACGATCTGCGGCAGGCCCGCGAGGCGTGCTCGCGGGTGTGGCTGCTGGCGGACGGGGCGCTGCAGGAGGACCGGCCGAGCCGCGCGTTCTTTGAAGAGCCTGCCACGGAGGCGGGGCGAAGCTTCCTTGGGGCGGCAGCGGAAGGGGAGGGAGAAGCATGA